Genomic DNA from Solanum dulcamara chromosome 4, daSolDulc1.2, whole genome shotgun sequence:
TactttaggtgtgtttttgagatgttaaattaaaaaaatcatttatataAGGAACTTTGATCTTGCTTGACATTCATCTATTGAATAAGATTGCATGTACATCACTTTCTCCGAACATCATTGTGGAATTATATTGAGTATATCATTATTATTGTAAGCCCTAGTTTTCCCTTTAGGAAAGGTCTACTTTTAGTAGGTGGACAAATATTTATGTAGAGAATAAATAGATATTTGTAAATTATGTAACTAAGACATGGAGGATTATATTTACTCTTCAACGTATTTGTAGGCTATCTGCTGTGTCATAAAGAAAGTAATTAATGAATTTAACCATTCTTATAAGTGAATTAGAGTAGCATGCACAATTGTCCCCAGGGCTTTTGTCTAATGGTGAAATACAATTGATTGTGGGTAAGGCGCACGTTACATGTTCAAATTTAATTCAATGCTTGGTATATATTTGTGAAGAATGATAGATGGACACATTTGTTATTTACCGAATTTTGAACATATTATAAAGCATTTTGTATTAGAGACGATTCCATTCTCAAAATTGAAATTCTAGACTTTTGATTAAGGATTGTGTGATATTCATTTCGTCGTCATAACCTTTGGTGGTCTAACTTGATGTCATTATTACGTTAATCTATcgtcaaaaaaaaaacaactccTCTTCTGTCCATTTTCCCGGCCGACTTCTTTTATTCAGTTCCAAAAGCATTATATATTCACCCGCTACTAGCTCACCAAATGATGGATTATAACTTTTTCTTGATCAACATCCCACTAATTAAACCAATAATTATCAACTGTTACTTTTGACTTCAATTGCCTTGCATATTGGAACAGAAAACATTAAAATCAAATCGTTAACATGGTTTTCTTTAAGTAAactttttagaatttttaaaaagtcaGTAAAAGTATATGAAGAACCTTGGTCCTAACAAGTTTGATCTAGAATATTAATTTGCAACGATAATTGGACAATAACGATCGATCTGTATAGGACCCTTGTGTAAATATACAACCACGGATTTAAGTCCTATATACTTATAGTGTATTTTTTCTTATAGCCATTGTTGTAATGTGCAAACCTGTGAACACCGTTAAAAAAGATTTTGTAAAACATGTTTAAGAAATATATGAACCTCTTTAACATATCTCTAGTGTAGAAGCGACTAGCAAATGGTTCTATAATTAGTCGAAAAGTGTCTAAGAAAATCGATTTAGGTCAGTAACCATTTTGATATTCTTaaagtttattaaagtaaaaaagtgaattttgaaaaaaaagtcaATGAATAGCTTTTTACACTAATTTTCCCGTCTCACCTACCAACTACAGCAAAATGTTGACTCATTACATTTCCTGATTAGTGACAATTTTGTACTTGCCTTCCTATTTATAACCCATCATTTTGGCTCTCTCATCACCACATTCAATTCCAGTTCTCTTCTTTTCATTGGCAAAACAAGCTAAGGAACAATATATTCGtgggagaaaataaaaaatggctTTGGCTAACGCACAAACAATTCTGTTTTTTGTAGTGTTTTCTTTCATGTTTGTCCTTAGTATGGCCAACTTTAACTACACTTGGGCCGGAGGAAAGTGGAACAAAACCAATTGCCCCTATGGTAATAATCACCCAAATGCTACTCAAACCTCAAATAAATTCAACGTTGGTGGTTCCGAAAATTGGCATTATGGTTTCGATTACATGGATTGGGCTCGCAAGAATGGCCCTTTCTTTGTTAATGACACATTAGGTATGTACCtcttctttcattttaaaatttaaagtttattttttaacaCTTATACACCCGTGTAGTTATCTTTTAGGTTAATAACAAAATAATGTAGCATgcctttaaatttaaaattctaaattcgTCTAACTTGCAGTTTTCAAGTATGATCCACCAAATCCAAACGGTGGATTTCCACACAGTGTATACTTATTACCAAACTACTGGAGCTTCATCAAGTGCGACTTTAGAAGGGCTAAGAGGATAGCAAATCCGAACCAGGGTGCAGGAGAAGGATTCGAGTTTGTGCTGAAGAAAATGCAGCCTTACTATTTTGCTTGTGGAGAGCATGGGGGAATCCATTGCAACAATGGTACCATGAAGTTTGTTGTCATGCCACTCAAACGTTGGCCTTTCTGAGTTACGTTGGTTTCTCCAAACTGGTATAATAATTACGGCACCAAATACAATACTACTAGTTATAACTTTTTGGATTTTACTTTTGTTTGGAACAAATTAAATAACGTGTCTTAACGTTGAGTAGACTTAATTATCAGATAATATTGGAATTTTACTTTACTTTGAATTTATATTGTGTTTGGAGTTTTGACAGATTGATAATGAGATATATGAGTAAGTATTACTTGTTCGGATATTTGATTTCTTGACAATTCTAATATCTGAATCATTTCAAAATGTTTGAACGTTAAATTtgttataaaacaaaaaatcaaagaaactAAAGAGGATGTCGATGAACTCATTGTATTGTTTATTGCATATtaaatcaaaacataaaaagaaaactaCATCGATCACTGTTTATAGAAAGctaaagagaataaaataaaaaggaatatATCATTTTCGTTATAGATCCAAAactaaaaggaaataaatattttgtaattaTTATAAATCCTAGACttgaaagaaaattatatttaaaaatatttttaaaactaaaaagaaaataaatattctaTCAATAAAAGTACAATATGCGTAAAAACTATTATTGATAACATATATGCAATTGtttctttcattgaaaatccaTTAAAGAGTGAACGTATAGAAATGATTGCTCTTTTATTtacaatatttaattaatttcatattgaTTTTACTTTATATTCATCTTTTGAAGAATTACTACGTAcacaaaacaaaaatatgacCTTTTACCCTCTTTTTAAACCCCTTAATTAATTctgtttttaattataaaagatTTTTCATTTTGATATAGAAGTATCAGATTGTCTGGTTGAGCCAGAGTAACTTAAACGTATTCAGTAAACGGCTTGAGTCATAACCAAGCGTAAAATTTGCTTGTGTCATGACATGCATATCAATTTGGACTAAACAGCTCGTTCGATTTTGTTATTTATAagccaaatcaaattaaaaaataatttattttatttatcatgaCTATAACGTAACAACCAACAAATCCACAGAaattctctctatgttttgatTCGTTATTATGGGTCAATTTGATGTATGTGCGTAGTCCAAATTGCCCCAACTTCTTAGATGGTCTATTTAATTTGGGTTACGCTCAAATTGACCTGCCACTCATGTCACACCTAATAAAAATAACAGGATAACAAAGAAATATTATTGCATGCAATCGGATCGATGTAGTAGATATCCCAACTATACATTGACACGCAGTATATATAGATCAAAATATAACTTTAATAAAATTCCATTGAAACAAGGATAGAAATTGCGGATATGCTTGAAATTAAAAAGACATGAAATTAAAATAGATAGTGACTACATTGAATTTAAGGAGGAAACTGGGAATACTAATGAAGTTCAACAAACAACAGGTGGGAGAGCAACCTGCTGGTTGTCATTAATGAAAACAAGAACACGAGCACAGTCCACTGGCTCTGGAATTGGCTTCGATATGTTTAACACCACAACGTGAAGACTTGGATTCTCTTTGTGTATTATACTCACTGCTTTGTCCACATTTTGTCCCATTAGCTCCGGCCACGATGACTTACCTATATATACATTAACAAATACAGTCAGATCTCCCTATACCAATCATCCGTTATAACAATTGTTGCAATTATAAAgaacaacaagaagcaaaaaCAAGGTGATAAAAATTGAACTGAAAATTAACTTACCGGGAATCTTGCACGGTTCAGACGGGCACCTAGCAGTACTCATATTTGGCTAAGTAATTTTCTGATCCTATTATAGATGTTCAATGGATTGTAGAAAATAATCCTGGGATGCCTATATTTATAGCTGTATTTTGTCTTTGATTTTAATGTTTTTTCCatatttgaaaatatacttAGGATTtgaaaattggagaacttaagGTTAGTTATTTGATTTATTAGCATATTTAGGGATAGAGATATCAAACACACATCATTATATTGGCAAATACATAAATTACATTCTAAATTTgtcccaaaatattatttacaccATCCAAATTTGtttggggtgggggtgggggttacTCCTTAACTTCATTATTTTTCCCAAACTGTATCAATATTCCCATTAAGAATTTATTAGCATATTTAAATATAGGACGTGCTTTCTCTAAAAAGAACTTTAAAACGTATTAAAATGTACGTGTCTTTTTTTGATTGGATgatcttttttaattttattttatttaactaGTATATTTAGGAGGAATTTTTGCATATAGACACACAAAATGCCTTAATTATACTTCATAACTATAATTTGCTAATTACGATTCGTAGCTACATGttagagagaggagagaggagaGCAAGAGGGAGGAGAGAGACGAGCGAGAGAAGGCAGAGAGTGGAAAGAGgcgatttatatatatatatatatatatgtcgcTTTAATTTAggatctttcggaaacagccgtcctacactggtaggagtcaggtctgcgtacactttaccctccccagaccctacgatgtgggattgcactgggttgttgttgttgtatgtcgctttaatttgtatatgtatatatgtcaaataattgtatatatgtaattggtatacatatgtatttgtatatctgacaAGCGAAATtgggagagggaggagagaggcgagcgagagaggGCAGAGAGGGGAAAAAGAttaattgtatttgtatatccgtcatataattgtatatgtatatgtataatttGTAACTGGTATACATATGCATTTGTATATCTGCCAAGCAAGATTGGGAGAGGGGGGAGAGAGGTGAGCGAGAGAGGAGAGAAGCGAGAGAGAGGCTctaattatatttgtatatctgtCATATAATTGTATACGTATATGAATAATTTGTTTTCGATCATTTGTATATGTGTAAAAGAGGAGAGAGGTGAGAGAGAGGAAGAGAGGAGAGAGACGACGTAATTACAGCTAAAATTAAGCTGCGAGTCGTAATTACTTCAAGTTATAgctatgttagctaattaactagtatatgtttatttatacgTATAATTTTCCCTATATTTCGACACATTTCTCACCGATTTATTTTGTGAAGTATATTTTTTGTTAGGGGTTTtcccttcttatttttttttttaccatatCTGAGTTTTATTGAATGAAAGTCAAAATGTTACCTTAAATGTTTTTAATTTTCTGAAGAAAATATAAATCATTTTCATATTCCACAATTTCTTGTTTTGGAGGAAAAAGTTTTAGAGATATATAAACTGAAGACCACCAAGAATTGCAGTTGTTAACTTCCATTCACCTTTGTCTATTTaaaaaacaatatttttcattattcaggataaattatatttcaagtttaatcgattttaaaattgatttatgTGCATATATCTACAAACTTTTACAACTTAGGATATGTTATATGGTACCTTCTGGCATATGTTATATGGTCTTTTGGCAATATAATTTTGCAATCAGAAATTTGATAACAGTTACTTTTGACTTTtaaggcctcatttgtttttattaagattaaGAAATTTGAATCTGAATGCAACATCTAAATTATATTTGGATGTGCATTAAGATTTTAGAGTACTGAGTTTGAATACACAtctaaatattaattaagataTGAATACTAAATAGTAATGATTGTTTGTTTTGTCAACATctgaatatataaaatttatttattctttgtaAATAATAagtataaaattcaaataaaatactaaattggtctaatattatatcaataaagtatattaaaaatttgtatGACGATTGATGGCAGTGATGACTAACGATAGTGATTGTCTGTATCGATTTGGGATAATATTGACTGATGATGGTGATTTGTGGATAGTATCTTATAGTATCGTAGTTGGCAGTAGTCATTAACCATGATTGTTGTTGGTGACGTATGATAATTAGTAGTGGAATGAcactaataattaattattgcagTGTTGAATGATGACGACAATTAGCGATATATAAGGTTGACTAATGATGATAATTATTGGTAGTGATAATTAGTAGATTTAATAATGATTGGTGATGATAATTACAAATGATGTCTATTGGTGATTTGATGATTTGGTGATTGACAGTAGTGGTGATTGTAATTTTTCAATTCCAGTTCATGGATCGATACAgactaatttagaatttaaactCATGGATTGAAATATTATATGAACCCCTAATTAGCTAGGATATAATCTCAATTCTCATGTGTAGAAGCGACCTGCAGCAAAGGTGCTAATTGGTACGTCGAAAAGTGTCTAAGCAACTCTGTGAATTAGGTCAGTAACCATTTTGATATTCTTAAagttaattaaagaaaaaaggcTTTTGGGTGGTGGACTTACAGATAGTTAATGaccaagtctcatttagaaaaaaaagtaacGAATGGCTTTTTGCACTAATTTTTCTGTCTCACCAACCAACTTAAAGAAAATGTTGACTCATTACATTTCCAGATTTGTCACAATTTTGTACTTGCCTTCCTATATATAGCCCATCATTCATCACCACAATCAATCccatttctcttctcttcattGTCAAAATATATTAGTGGGAAAGATAAAAATGGCTTTGGTTAACGCACAAACATTTATGTTTCTTGTAGTGTTTTCTTTCATGTTTGTCCTTAGTATGGCCAACTTTAACTACACTTGGGCTAGAGGAAAGTGGAACAAAACCAATTGCCCCTATGGTAATAATCACCCAAATGCTACTCAAACCTCAAATAAGTTGAACGTTGGTGGTTCCGAATATTGGCATTATGGCTTCGACTACATGGATTGGGCTCGCAAGAATGGCCCTTTTTTTGTAAATGACACATTAGGTACGTACGTTTTAAGGAATTTAGAGTTATCTATCGCTATCTTTTAGATTACTTGTCAATATATTTTGTACTAAATGTGCACCAACTATAACAAAATAATGGAGTATGCATTACTCGCTTATTAACTTTAAATTTCTGAATTCATTTATGTATGCAACGTACAGTTTTCAAGTATGATCCACCAAATCCAAATGGTGGATTTCCACACAGTGTATATTTATTACCAAACTACTGGAGCTTCATCAAGTGTGACTTTAGAAGAGCGAAGAGAATAGCAAATCCGAACCAGGGTGCAGGAGAAGGATTCGAGTTTGTGCTGAAGAAAATGCAGCCTTACTATTTTGCTTGTGGAGAGCATGGGGGAATCCATTGCAACAATGGTACCATGAAGTTTATTGTCATGCCACTCAAACGTTGGCCTTTTTGAGTTACGGTGTTGCTCCAAATTAAACCTGTCGGAGAAATCCGGCatcaaatataataaatacttAGTAATTTTTCGCATGTTAGTTTTGTTTGGAACGAAAATAACGAATTTTAACGTTGAGTAGACTTGTTAGtattaaatttggatttattATGATTGAACTTTTGATTAAAAATAGATTGATAATGAGATATGTATGTAACTATTTCATGTTCGGATATTTCAATTGTTAACAGAGTCTTCCAGATATTTAAGCTTGAATACACGTTTTAACTATATATAATATGCCTTTTGCCTATTGTTAGCTTACACTTCTTCATatctattatttcaaaatgtttttTGGCATGAAATTTGttataaaaaagaattaaagagAGGATGTTGGTaaattattgtattattcaTTGCATCGTTTCTTatattaaatcaaaataaacGACTACATATATCATATTAATTATAGCGAACTAAAGGGAATAAAATGTCACGATCAATCTGGGTCGTGCGGGCACCCACTATATGACtcaagtaggagaacccttaaccccTTGTATAAAAAGCATTGCGGAATTTAAATCAAAACTTGAGTAAATAAACCAGATTTTTATAGAAATCTATAATAATACACTTGTAcaaaaataacacataaaacTCCCATGGTACTGTATAAAAcgggtacaagagcttctaaaagtagtaataaaataaaagaataatgacTCAGCTTCCACcataagaaaggaaaaatagaagctgCTGGAGGATCATTTTCGTTTCACCTAAGAGGCATAACTGACCTTGGAACCAGACTAggtcaagtggcatagcaagagtagtatcagtacaaacaacacttaccggtaggcatcatcgttcaATTTGATCCCCACCGCATAGTTATATGAACAGAAAATAAGAgagagatcataataattaaactatTTCAACTTGTTCATCCCAACCCAATAAGTACACTCCTTGGTCTCACCCTTAAGGTCTTCACCACTCGCCGCTCCAGAGTTTCACTATCCACACTAGTTACAACTTAAGATCTGTGGGTTATAGACCCACCATATTGCTGTTCATTCACTCTAATAGTCTCTACCTAACAAGCTTAAGCACTCAATAATTCCACCCAGCCATTACTAGTCCTGTTCCATTTGTCTCGCAACATTGGGGCCTAGCTATTACATAACCACACTTCTACACTAAAACCTGGTTCTAGATATCCACTACTACTACCACAGATACTCGTGGAACTTCAATGATAAAACTGCCTGTCAACAAGAAACCTCCACCTTTGAGTCCATGaatatagaatattttataTAACACATATGTCACATCAAGCCTAATACAGCCCATACTCTTACCCCACGAATAAATTTATACACGCTCGCAACTATTTAGAACTAACACACCTCAATTCAAGCGTTCCTTTTTAGGTCTTTAATCCGTGGCTTATCCACcactaaccttattattacatgTAAATACCAATATCatcaggtcctctcatggaaccatccacacacacataCTTGACCCTCTCTGAGGACCCAATCCAGTCATATatatgtcagaacatgacattCGATCCAACTACGCAttgaaacatgacacccgatctaaatatgtgtcgaaatatgacacccgcTATGATTATGCAAAATAACCACAACTATCAATAATAGACCACTTTATATCACGAAAAATATATTCATCACAAAACAAGTCAGGAATTAATCATTGCATCAAGTCTAATCTATTTCCCTTAATCATACCCActtatgcatatcatgaagcaatttaacaagtatatgaaataaataCGGAAAACAAGACCATCACATACACTaccaaagacaatagattcttcctcaagtcttttacatatcgtacctcctggatggtgcgtactatgccatcatacatctttattttgatggactcaATACCAATAATATCCAAAGTATGCTCatctcccatgaacacagatcctcctgagataggtttatattgatggaaccattctctccgaAAAGTCATGCGCTATGTTGCTCCTATGTCCAAGATTCAGACATCAGTGAAACGTTTTctaccttcattatttgatattgcttcattatataaaattttaccatcatccgaggtacttgcaacattcccttgagcatttgatgactcaaggtgttcactcttcttcttgaatcAACAATCTTTCTTGATGTGCCCTTTCTTGTCACAATTGTGatacttgatattcttcttactttttgatttagatctaccatgattgtgactctcactggggccacgttctgttggtcttcctctcaccatcgtcaaagcttcagcttgcttgtctgtcttccttatttttgcgtcgattttcttcttctaagataGCGGCTGCAActtcatcaaaaactagactgtctgtattgttcgtcaggttgatgatgagttaatcatacgagtcagacagattttgaagtagaagctccgcacgttcagtccacGTCTATGCCCAAACTCTTACACATGAAACACCATTTGACATATGTAATAattataaggaaaaattacttgattgggtgctttttaaaaattaattactgattttagtgatattttttatttattaccatttataacaatacatagcaatactatgataaatctacacttgtattaaaagtgaattatgcatacaatataaatgtattataagtgttttaaaatatatattatgtttgtgtagtaagaaactgacataatgtattataagtctattaaagtatgtgataaatgtattatccatctataaaacttgtattatatatgttttataaatagttctctgcaatatgtattaaaactgtattataaatgtattataagtgttcagtgaatatttttttttgctatagatgataaatatttttttaatattgtatatttatataagttTCCTAATTATTAAATGACTCAGATTCCCAAACCGTACCAACCATTAATGGACCATGAACTAATTCAATGGTCACTGacctaattattaattaatatggcAAACTTAAGAAGAAAACctccaaacaagaaaaagaTAGCTACGTCAAATACAGAAATATATGAACCCTTAGAATATCTCAAAGTGTAAAAGCGGCCAGCAAAGTTCTAATTAAGACTAAAAGTGTCTAAGAAACTCGGTTTAGGTCAGTAACCATTTTTGTGTTTAACCTACCaacttcaagaaaattttgACTCATTTCCTAATTAGtcatatataattttgtacTTGCCTTCCTATATATAGCCCATCCTCTTTTTGGCTCTCTCatcaatttcatttctcttctATCTTTATTGACAAATCAAAACTAGTTATTCTTGAAAAAATGGCTTTGGCTAACGCACAAACAATTCTGTTTTTCGTAGTGTTTTCTTTCATGTTTGTCCTTAGTATGGCCAACTTTAACTACACTTGGGCCGGAGGAAAGTGGAACAAAACCAATTGCCCCTATGGTAATAATCACCCAAATGCTACTCAAACCTCAAATAAATTCAACGTTGGTGGTTTCGAAAATTGGCATTATGGTTTCGATTACATGGATTGGGCTCGCAAGAATGGCCCTTTCTTTGTTAATGACACATTAGGTATGTACCtcttctttcattttaaaatttaaagtttattttttaacaCTTATACACCCGTGTAGTTATCTTTTAGGTTAATAACAAAATAATGTATCATgcctttaaatttaaaattctaaattcgTCTAGCAGTTTTCAAGTATGATCCACCAAATCCAAACGGTGGATTTCCACACAGTGTATACTTATTACCAAACTACTGGAGCTTCATCAAGTGTGACTTTAGAAGAGCTAAGAGAATAGCAAATCCGAACCAGGGTGCAGGAGAAGGATTCGAGTTTGTGTTGAAGAAAATGCAGCCTTACTATTTTGCTTGTGGAGAGCATGGGGGAATCCATTGCAACAATGGTACCATGAAGTTTGTTGTCATGCCACTCAAACGTTGGCCTTTCTGATTAGATAAGATGTTTGATACTTTTAAGGCATGATTTAGGTTTTGTGTTTGGAACAAATAACGAGTGTTATACTTAGTTGATTttggaatttcatttttaattatttgtgaTAGGAGTTGTGAttgaaaaaaaagattaaataaattagtttctcttctctctctgtacatacccccacccccacccccaattGGGAGGCACTCAATACATACCTTACTTTAGTGGAAAGAAAGTTGTCTATGGTCAAACACTTCCACTTAATTCCTGGTCAAATGTCTAGCGGACCAAACTTTTGAGAGGAAGGgacaaaaaaatcaacaaattatcaaagaaaGTAACGGCAATTTTCACTTGTaggatttgaaaaataatatttaagttAGACttgaaattattttcttataataatattaaagtCAATCTATTTTGATTATCAATTTATCATATGTTAGATCCCATATTATGTATTGAAATTTTATATCAGTTGTAAGAAGAAATATCAATTTTTACTTATACATGATCTCATAACTTTTGAAGATAAGTTAAATAGAAAGTGGTTAATTTTTATAGATATAAGTATAACCGAAAGTGATCCGTTAGTTGTACATAAATTAATGGTAAAACGAACATATACAACTGTTGTTGGCACATGCGACCCGAGACTAACATATCCAATTATTGAAAGGTGAATCAAAATTGACAGCCACTTAGAAGAAATTCCATTGGAATAAAGACAGTGAGAATAAGTTGATAAACCAAAGACAAAAAGGAAGAGAATTGTGCATAGGCATGAAGGAGACattacaatacaatacaacaaAGTCCCATATACTTGAGTAGTACAATAGCTAATCCGAAGCAGTAATATTGCTGCTCCGAGGACAGAGATTGAATTAGATCAGAACGTTAGCGAACAATAGGTACGAGAGCAACCTGGTTGTTATCATTAATAAATACGAGAACACGGGTACAGTCCACAGGATCTGGATCTGGAACATTCTGAGAAATGTTTAACACGACGGGACGAAGAGTTGGGTTCTCTTTCTCTATTATACTCACTGCTTTCTCCACATTTTGCCCCAATAGTTCTGGCCAAGCAGTCTTACCTGTACACATTAATTTTAACAATTAATCGGAGAGAAGACAACAAACAATAATGTAATAAGAAGCAAAACTTACCCTGAACTGTACACGGAG
This window encodes:
- the LOC129884509 gene encoding uncharacterized protein LOC129884509; protein product: MALVNAQTFMFLVVFSFMFVLSMANFNYTWARGKWNKTNCPYGNNHPNATQTSNKLNVGGSEYWHYGFDYMDWARKNGPFFVNDTLVFKYDPPNPNGGFPHSVYLLPNYWSFIKCDFRRAKRIANPNQGAGEGFEFVLKKMQPYYFACGEHGGIHCNNGTMKFIVMPLKRWPF
- the LOC129884512 gene encoding uncharacterized protein LOC129884512; protein product: MALANAQTILFFVVFSFMFVLSMANFNYTWAGGKWNKTNCPYGNNHPNATQTSNKFNVGGFENWHYGFDYMDWARKNGPFFVNDTLVFKYDPPNPNGGFPHSVYLLPNYWSFIKCDFRRAKRIANPNQGAGEGFEFVLKKMQPYYFACGEHGGIHCNNGTMKFVVMPLKRWPF
- the LOC129884510 gene encoding uncharacterized protein LOC129884510 is translated as MALANAQTILFFVVFSFMFVLSMANFNYTWAGGKWNKTNCPYGNNHPNATQTSNKFNVGGSENWHYGFDYMDWARKNGPFFVNDTLVFKYDPPNPNGGFPHSVYLLPNYWSFIKCDFRRAKRIANPNQGAGEGFEFVLKKMQPYYFACGEHGGIHCNNGTMKFVVMPLKRWPF
- the LOC129884511 gene encoding glu S.griseus protease inhibitor-like, coding for MSTARCPSEPCKIPGKSSWPELMGQNVDKAVSIIHKENPSLHVVVLNISKPIPEPVDCARVLVFINDNQQVALPPVVC
- the LOC129884513 gene encoding protease inhibitor HPI-like, translating into MSSPCTVQGKTAWPELLGQNVEKAVSIIEKENPTLRPVVLNISQNVPDPDPVDCTRVLVFINDNNQVALVPIVR